A window of the Streptomyces albireticuli genome harbors these coding sequences:
- a CDS encoding anthranilate synthase family protein: protein MSARTGDLLGRVLGGDVPAYALVHRPDATGPGAMDVLAGEVSAPAALAGVRLPAPGGAGHEVLVVVPYRQIAERGYACPDDGAPLIAMNITDQAVLPVAEVLGRIPETRIPLSGGDFDVPDEAYADLVRRVIAEEIGTGEGANFVIKRSFTTEITGYGPEHALTFFRRLMEREAGAYWTFLVHTGDRTFVGATPERHISVRDGVAVMNPISGTYRYPAAGPNLPEVMDFLADRKEADELYMVVDEELKMMARICDGGGRVVGPYLKEMARLAHTEYFIEGRTDRDPREILHETLFAPTVTGSPLESAARVIDRYEPRGRGYYSGLVALIGQGRAGTRELDSAILIRTADIDRGGRVRIGVGATLVRHSDPGSEVLETRAKAAGLLSALKDDGGGRFGRHPSVRAALEERNSAIADFWLAGPGDRARTRPALAGRRVLVVDAEDTFTSMIDHQLRALGLAVTVRRFDEPYSFDGHDLVVMGPGPGDPRATAHPKIAHLRGAVATLLGEGRPFLAVCLSHQVLSLRLGLELRRREVPNQGVQRAIDLFGSPERVGFYNTFTARSTTDTVPYGTTGTVEISRDPATGEVHALRGPHFASVQFHAESVLTQDGPRIVGNLLAGLVGKVPVA, encoded by the coding sequence ATGAGCGCGCGCACGGGGGACCTCCTCGGCCGGGTCCTGGGCGGTGACGTACCGGCGTACGCGCTGGTCCACCGCCCGGACGCCACCGGGCCCGGGGCCATGGACGTGCTGGCGGGCGAGGTGTCGGCGCCGGCGGCCCTGGCCGGCGTCCGGCTGCCCGCACCGGGCGGCGCGGGGCACGAGGTGCTGGTGGTGGTCCCGTACCGGCAGATCGCCGAGCGGGGCTACGCGTGCCCCGACGACGGCGCCCCGCTGATCGCCATGAACATCACCGACCAGGCCGTCCTGCCGGTGGCGGAGGTGCTGGGCCGCATCCCGGAGACCCGGATCCCGCTCTCCGGAGGGGACTTCGACGTGCCGGACGAGGCCTACGCGGACCTCGTGCGACGGGTGATCGCCGAGGAGATCGGCACCGGCGAGGGCGCCAACTTCGTCATCAAACGGTCCTTCACCACGGAGATCACGGGGTACGGGCCCGAGCACGCCCTCACGTTCTTCCGGCGGCTCATGGAGCGCGAGGCGGGGGCGTACTGGACGTTCCTCGTGCACACCGGCGACCGCACCTTCGTCGGCGCCACCCCGGAGCGGCACATCAGCGTCCGGGACGGGGTCGCGGTGATGAACCCGATCAGCGGCACCTACCGCTACCCGGCGGCGGGCCCGAACCTGCCGGAGGTCATGGACTTCCTCGCCGACCGCAAGGAGGCCGACGAGCTGTACATGGTCGTCGACGAGGAACTGAAGATGATGGCCCGGATCTGCGACGGCGGCGGCCGGGTCGTCGGCCCGTACCTCAAGGAGATGGCCCGCCTGGCGCACACCGAGTACTTCATCGAGGGCCGCACCGATCGCGACCCCCGGGAGATCCTCCACGAGACCCTCTTCGCCCCGACCGTCACCGGCAGCCCCCTGGAGTCGGCGGCCCGGGTCATCGACCGCTACGAACCCCGGGGCCGCGGCTACTACAGCGGTCTCGTCGCCCTCATCGGCCAGGGCCGCGCGGGCACCCGCGAGCTGGACTCGGCGATCCTCATCCGCACCGCCGACATCGACCGGGGCGGCCGGGTGCGGATCGGGGTCGGCGCCACGCTCGTACGCCACTCCGACCCCGGCTCGGAGGTCCTGGAGACCCGCGCCAAGGCGGCCGGGCTGCTCTCCGCGCTCAAGGACGACGGCGGCGGCCGTTTCGGCCGCCACCCCAGCGTCCGGGCGGCCCTGGAGGAGCGCAACAGCGCGATCGCCGACTTCTGGCTCGCCGGACCCGGCGACCGCGCCCGCACCCGGCCCGCCCTCGCCGGCCGGCGCGTCCTCGTCGTCGACGCCGAGGACACCTTCACCTCGATGATCGACCACCAACTGCGCGCCCTGGGCCTGGCGGTGACCGTGCGGCGCTTCGACGAGCCGTACTCCTTCGACGGCCACGACCTCGTCGTCATGGGCCCCGGCCCCGGCGACCCCCGCGCCACCGCCCACCCCAAGATCGCCCACCTGCGCGGCGCGGTCGCCACCCTCCTCGGCGAGGGCCGCCCCTTCCTCGCGGTCTGCCTCAGCCACCAGGTCCTCAGCCTGCGCCTGGGCCTGGAGCTGCGCCGCCGCGAGGTCCCCAACCAAGGCGTCCAGCGCGCGATCGACCTCTTCGGCAGCCCCGAACGCGTCGGCTTCTACAACACGTTCACCGCCCGCAGCACCACGGACACGGTCCCGTACGGCACCACCGGCACCGTGGAGATCAGCCGCGACCCCGCCACCGGCGAGGTGCACGCCCTGCGCGGCCCCCACTTCGCGTCGGTGCAGTTCCACGCCGAGTCCGTGCTCACCCAGGACGGGCCGCGGATCGTGGGGAACCTGCTCGCCGGCCTCGTCGGAAAGGTGCCCGTCGCATGA
- a CDS encoding isochorismatase family protein translates to MAGIPPIEPYPIPAAGDLPENTARWTVDPARAVLLVHDMQRYFLAPLPGGVRDDLVRRTALLRESCAAAGVPVAYTAQPGGMSEEQRGLLKDFWGPGMRVDPADRLVVDEVAPRAGDWVFTKWRYSAFFRSGLLARMRAAGRDQLIVCGVYAHVGVLMTAVEAFTNDIETFLAGDAVADFSARHHHLALTYAAERCAVVTTAEDLVTDLAADLEGATA, encoded by the coding sequence ATGGCTGGCATCCCCCCGATAGAGCCGTACCCGATACCGGCAGCGGGTGACCTGCCGGAGAACACCGCCCGCTGGACGGTGGACCCGGCCCGCGCGGTCCTGCTGGTCCACGACATGCAGCGCTACTTCCTGGCACCCCTGCCCGGCGGCGTCCGCGACGACCTGGTACGCCGTACCGCGCTGCTCCGGGAGAGCTGCGCGGCCGCCGGTGTGCCGGTGGCGTACACGGCGCAGCCGGGCGGGATGAGCGAGGAGCAGCGGGGCCTGCTGAAGGACTTCTGGGGGCCGGGCATGCGGGTGGACCCCGCCGACCGGCTGGTGGTGGACGAGGTGGCGCCGCGGGCCGGCGACTGGGTGTTCACCAAGTGGCGGTACAGCGCCTTCTTCCGGTCCGGGCTGCTGGCGCGGATGCGGGCCGCCGGCCGCGACCAGCTGATCGTCTGCGGTGTGTACGCGCACGTGGGCGTCCTGATGACCGCCGTGGAGGCCTTCACGAACGACATCGAGACGTTCCTGGCGGGCGACGCGGTGGCGGACTTCTCCGCCCGGCACCACCACCTGGCCCTGACGTACGCGGCGGAGCGCTGCGCGGTGGTCACCACAGCCGAGGACCTGGTCACCGATCTCGCGGCGGACCTGGAAGGAGCCACGGCATGA
- a CDS encoding 3-deoxy-7-phosphoheptulonate synthase: protein MNDALLATRLKPAPQQPDWRDAPQVQRVRDELAARPALVRSADVRTLRAHLAQVARGESQVVQAGDCAEDPAECTSGYVARKAGLLDVLAGVMKMITHKPVVRAGRMAGQFAKPRSRPTEHVGGTELPVYRGHMVNSPEPHPERRRPDPQRLLSGYLAAGEAMTHLGWLHPARRSGICPPVWTSHEALLLDYEEPMVRRDEEGRAWLTSTHWPWIGERTRQVDGAHVALLAEVANPVACKVGPGMDPDELLTLCELLDPGREHGRLTLIARMGADAVSERLPALVEAVRAEGHPVIWLTDPMHGNTVTAPDGLKTRLLDTVVREVRGFQCSVRTAGGVAGGLHLETTPEDVTECVRDESGLGHVGDKYTSFCDPRLNPAQAIEVVSAWQG from the coding sequence GTGAACGACGCTCTGCTCGCCACCCGGCTCAAGCCCGCGCCGCAGCAGCCCGATTGGAGAGATGCCCCTCAGGTTCAGCGAGTCCGCGACGAACTCGCCGCCCGCCCCGCGCTCGTACGCTCCGCCGACGTGCGGACCCTGCGCGCCCACCTCGCCCAGGTCGCCCGTGGCGAGTCGCAGGTGGTGCAGGCGGGCGACTGCGCGGAGGACCCGGCGGAGTGCACCTCGGGCTACGTCGCCCGGAAGGCCGGCCTTCTCGACGTCCTCGCCGGCGTGATGAAGATGATCACGCACAAGCCGGTGGTGCGGGCGGGCCGGATGGCCGGCCAGTTCGCCAAGCCCCGCTCCCGCCCCACCGAGCACGTCGGCGGCACCGAACTTCCCGTCTACCGCGGCCACATGGTCAACAGCCCCGAACCGCATCCCGAGCGCCGCCGCCCCGACCCGCAGCGCCTGCTCTCCGGCTACCTCGCCGCCGGCGAGGCCATGACCCACCTCGGCTGGCTGCACCCCGCCCGCCGCTCGGGCATCTGCCCGCCGGTCTGGACGAGCCACGAGGCCCTGCTCCTCGACTACGAGGAGCCCATGGTCCGCCGCGACGAGGAGGGGCGGGCCTGGCTGACGTCCACCCACTGGCCCTGGATCGGCGAGCGCACCCGCCAGGTGGACGGCGCCCACGTCGCCCTCCTCGCCGAGGTCGCCAACCCGGTGGCCTGCAAGGTCGGCCCCGGCATGGACCCCGACGAGCTCCTCACGCTGTGCGAACTCCTCGACCCCGGCCGGGAGCACGGGCGGCTCACGCTGATCGCCCGCATGGGCGCCGACGCCGTGTCCGAGCGGCTCCCCGCGCTCGTCGAGGCCGTGCGCGCCGAGGGCCACCCGGTCATCTGGCTCACCGACCCCATGCACGGCAACACCGTCACCGCGCCCGACGGCCTCAAGACCCGGCTGCTCGACACGGTGGTCCGCGAGGTCCGCGGCTTCCAGTGCTCGGTCCGGACCGCGGGCGGCGTCGCCGGAGGCCTGCACCTGGAGACCACGCCCGAGGACGTCACCGAGTGCGTACGGGACGAGTCCGGGCTCGGTCACGTCGGCGACAAGTACACGAGCTTCTGCGACCCCCGGCTCAACCCCGCCCAGGCCATCGAGGTCGTCTCGGCCTGGCAGGGCTGA
- a CDS encoding transaldolase family protein — protein MISDGEVLRELLAEGVSPWLDGLCRSLLAPERLAALVREAGVRGATSNPRALAADMARGTAYRQQLSHLACRSVPLDTSVQALCAYDLRSACDELRPVFDSTGGRDGHVSMDLDPHLAHDARATVVAAVALNRAACRPNALVKIPATDEGITAVGDCLARGVGVHVTEIFSVRRYEQVVEAYFDGLERALTAGRDLAAISSLASVPVARLDAEIDARLRALAPEAEPRTAAVAVARLVYRLYEERLGSERWRILAAAHAHPQRLMWEVSTPGGPAPEVPYVAGLVAWGTVSAMSEATLEAVARECRLQGDTLTGEAESARGAVAGLERRGVSLEEVAKKLEADGVDRLVSSWRALRGAVEDRLRRPRG, from the coding sequence GTGATTTCAGACGGTGAGGTACTACGCGAACTGCTCGCGGAAGGCGTCTCACCGTGGCTCGACGGACTGTGCCGGTCACTGCTCGCCCCGGAACGGCTGGCGGCCCTCGTGCGGGAGGCCGGGGTGCGGGGGGCGACGTCGAACCCCCGGGCGCTGGCCGCCGACATGGCGCGGGGCACGGCCTACCGGCAGCAGCTGTCCCACCTGGCGTGCCGTTCGGTGCCGCTGGACACGTCCGTGCAGGCGCTGTGCGCCTACGATCTGCGGTCCGCCTGCGACGAGTTGCGGCCGGTCTTCGACTCCACGGGGGGCCGCGACGGGCATGTGTCGATGGACCTGGACCCCCACCTGGCGCACGACGCGCGGGCCACGGTGGTGGCCGCCGTGGCCCTGAACCGGGCGGCGTGCCGGCCGAACGCGCTGGTCAAGATACCGGCGACGGACGAGGGCATCACGGCCGTCGGGGACTGTCTGGCGCGGGGCGTCGGGGTGCACGTCACGGAGATCTTCTCGGTGCGCCGCTACGAGCAGGTCGTCGAGGCCTATTTCGACGGGCTGGAGCGGGCCCTGACCGCGGGCCGTGACCTGGCGGCGATCTCCTCGCTGGCCTCGGTGCCCGTGGCCCGCCTCGACGCCGAGATCGACGCGCGGCTGCGCGCGCTCGCCCCGGAGGCGGAGCCGCGCACGGCCGCGGTGGCCGTCGCCCGGCTGGTGTACCGGCTGTACGAGGAGCGTCTCGGCAGTGAGCGCTGGCGGATCCTGGCGGCCGCGCACGCGCACCCGCAGCGCCTGATGTGGGAGGTGAGCACCCCGGGTGGCCCGGCTCCGGAGGTGCCGTACGTGGCGGGGCTGGTCGCCTGGGGCACGGTCAGCGCGATGTCGGAGGCCACGCTGGAGGCGGTGGCCCGGGAGTGCCGGCTCCAGGGCGACACGCTGACCGGCGAGGCGGAGTCGGCCCGCGGTGCGGTGGCGGGGCTGGAGCGGCGCGGCGTCTCGCTGGAGGAGGTCGCGAAGAAGCTGGAGGCGGACGGCGTGGACCGGCTCGTCTCCTCCTGGCGGGCGCTGCGCGGCGCGGTCGAGGACCGGCTGCGCCGCCCGCGGGGGTGA